Proteins from a genomic interval of Rhodothermus marinus:
- a CDS encoding (R)-mandelonitrile lyase: MKRNLYAASRLFGWPVVLLMLWTSVAPAQAQQVPDYIERPDDAAGVFAIYPGDGVPPGSEDWTWHERTVRSDRIPFAGPSGLVHNVVIPTLTMFRPAPGTANGTAVIIAPGGAFYFLTMDKEGYDVARLLAKWGITAFVLRYRLARTPESDEGFLAHLENWMRTAPRQPRGAEASPQRDPAQEAASGLAEEDGRQAIRFVRRHAAEWGIDPRKIGIIGFSAGGHVAVATALEYDTESRPDFVAAIYPVYRMAPVPSDAPPLFLATADDDVLVGPISVARLYEAWHRAGRPVELHIFAAGNHGFGTLRQNLPPDAWPELFRNWLRYLNFLPATETGATPKPSTRNQTGQAMTPQIEIRRSGTHPTSTGAPEYFTGTVQVEYLQQAPAPARVSIGRVTFEPGARTAWHTHPLGQTLIVTEGVGRVQAWGGPIQEIRPGDVVWIPPGVKHWHGAAPDARMTHLAIQEALDDKAVEWMEHVTDAQYRGEQ; the protein is encoded by the coding sequence ATGAAACGGAACCTGTATGCCGCAAGCCGGCTCTTCGGATGGCCGGTGGTCCTTTTGATGCTCTGGACGAGCGTTGCGCCGGCTCAGGCGCAGCAGGTGCCCGACTACATCGAGCGGCCGGACGATGCCGCCGGGGTGTTCGCCATCTATCCGGGCGACGGCGTGCCGCCGGGCTCGGAAGACTGGACCTGGCACGAGCGCACCGTGCGCTCCGATCGGATTCCCTTTGCCGGACCGAGCGGGCTCGTGCACAACGTCGTGATCCCCACGCTCACGATGTTTCGTCCGGCGCCCGGTACGGCCAACGGCACGGCCGTGATTATCGCACCCGGCGGTGCGTTCTACTTCCTGACGATGGACAAGGAAGGATACGATGTGGCCCGTCTGCTGGCGAAGTGGGGGATCACCGCTTTCGTGTTGCGTTACCGCCTGGCCCGCACGCCGGAAAGCGACGAAGGATTTCTTGCGCACCTGGAAAACTGGATGCGTACGGCTCCGCGCCAGCCGCGCGGGGCCGAGGCGTCCCCGCAGCGCGACCCGGCGCAGGAGGCGGCCAGCGGGCTGGCCGAGGAGGACGGGCGCCAGGCCATCCGCTTCGTGCGCCGGCATGCGGCCGAATGGGGAATCGACCCGCGGAAGATCGGCATCATCGGTTTTTCGGCGGGCGGGCATGTGGCCGTTGCGACGGCGCTGGAATATGACACCGAAAGTCGGCCCGACTTCGTCGCCGCCATCTATCCGGTCTACCGCATGGCGCCGGTGCCGTCGGATGCCCCGCCGCTCTTTCTGGCCACGGCCGACGACGACGTTCTGGTCGGACCCATCTCGGTGGCGCGTCTTTATGAGGCCTGGCATCGGGCGGGCCGACCCGTCGAGCTGCACATCTTCGCCGCCGGCAATCACGGATTCGGAACGCTTCGTCAGAACCTGCCTCCGGATGCGTGGCCTGAACTGTTTCGCAACTGGCTCCGCTATCTGAACTTTCTGCCCGCGACCGAGACGGGCGCTACACCCAAACCTTCCACCCGAAACCAGACCGGACAGGCCATGACACCGCAGATCGAAATCCGCCGTAGCGGTACGCACCCGACGAGCACGGGCGCGCCGGAGTACTTCACCGGAACGGTCCAGGTGGAGTACCTGCAGCAGGCCCCCGCGCCGGCGCGCGTCAGCATCGGCCGCGTAACATTCGAGCCGGGTGCCCGCACGGCCTGGCACACGCATCCGCTGGGCCAGACGCTCATCGTTACCGAAGGCGTCGGGCGCGTGCAGGCGTGGGGCGGGCCCATCCAGGAGATCCGGCCAGGCGATGTGGTCTGGATTCCGCCGGGCGTCAAGCACTGGCACGGCGCGGCGCCCGATGCGCGCATGACGCACCTGGCCATTCAGGAGGCGCTGGACGACAAGGCCGTGGAATGGATGGAGCACGTGACGGACGCCCAGTACCGGGGCGAGCAGTAG
- a CDS encoding aldo/keto reductase produces MKKRKLGNLEVSAIGLGCMNLNFGYGRSVSREEAIALIRKAVELGVTFFDTAEVYGPFTNEELVGEALAPFRGEVVIATKFGFRCEGERTVPPFPVDSRPEQIRRAVEGSLRRLRVEAIDLLYQHRVDPNVPIEDVAGTVKELIQEGKVRHWGLSEAGPETLRRAHAVCPVTAVQYEYSLWWRKPEEAILPICEELGIGFVPYSPLGKGFLTGAIDEHTTFAPSDLRSRIPRFTPEARRANMALVELLRAIAGRKGATPAQIALAWLLAQKPWIVPIPGTTRRHRLQENIGAVNVELTPEDLQALEEAAARIRIVGERYPEELERTTYVEAPPKR; encoded by the coding sequence ATGAAAAAGCGCAAGCTGGGCAACCTGGAGGTCTCGGCCATCGGGCTGGGCTGCATGAATCTGAATTTCGGGTACGGCCGATCCGTGTCCCGGGAAGAGGCCATCGCCCTGATCCGCAAAGCTGTGGAGCTGGGCGTGACCTTCTTTGACACCGCGGAAGTCTACGGTCCTTTCACCAACGAAGAACTGGTGGGTGAGGCGCTGGCGCCTTTCAGGGGCGAGGTGGTCATTGCCACGAAGTTCGGCTTCCGGTGCGAGGGCGAGCGGACCGTGCCCCCGTTCCCCGTCGACAGTCGTCCCGAGCAGATTCGCAGGGCGGTGGAGGGCTCGCTCAGGCGCCTGCGGGTGGAGGCCATCGATCTGCTTTACCAGCACCGGGTCGATCCGAACGTGCCCATCGAGGACGTGGCGGGCACGGTCAAGGAACTGATTCAGGAAGGCAAGGTGCGGCACTGGGGTCTGTCCGAAGCGGGGCCGGAGACGCTTCGCCGAGCCCATGCCGTCTGTCCGGTCACCGCGGTGCAGTATGAGTATTCGCTCTGGTGGCGTAAGCCGGAGGAGGCAATTCTGCCCATCTGCGAGGAGCTGGGGATCGGCTTTGTGCCCTACAGCCCGCTGGGCAAGGGGTTTCTGACCGGGGCCATCGACGAGCATACTACCTTCGCCCCTTCGGATCTCCGGAGCCGTATTCCACGCTTTACGCCGGAGGCGCGACGGGCCAACATGGCGCTGGTGGAGCTGCTGCGGGCCATTGCCGGGCGGAAGGGCGCCACGCCGGCCCAGATTGCGCTGGCCTGGCTGCTGGCGCAGAAGCCCTGGATCGTGCCCATTCCGGGGACGACCAGGCGCCATCGTTTGCAGGAAAACATCGGAGCGGTCAACGTCGAGCTTACTCCGGAGGACCTGCAGGCCCTGGAGGAAGCGGCCGCCCGGATTCGGATCGTGGGCGAACGGTATCCCGAAGAACTGGAGCGCACGACCTACGTGGAGGCACCCCCGAAGCGTTGA
- a CDS encoding SDR family NAD(P)-dependent oxidoreductase, which yields MAAERFRVLITGSSDGLGRLAAQRLVALGHRVVLHARNAQRARDAQAAVPEAEGVLVGDLSRLEAVKQLAEAANATGPFDAVIHNAGVYRAPGDEILNVNTLAPYLLTCLIRKPRRLIYLSSGLHRGARPDLKKLVAGSIGYAESKFYVVLLAKAVARRWPDVYANAVDPGWVPTKMGGPEASDSLEEGVATQVWLAVSDDPRAKVSGRYFYHMREVPCHPLADEVALQEAFLETCAQCTGVRFPSDPA from the coding sequence ATGGCGGCCGAGCGCTTTCGCGTGCTGATCACCGGCTCCTCGGACGGCCTCGGGCGACTGGCCGCACAGCGGCTGGTGGCGCTCGGGCATCGCGTGGTGCTCCATGCGCGCAACGCGCAGCGTGCCCGCGACGCACAGGCGGCCGTCCCGGAAGCCGAAGGCGTGCTCGTGGGCGATCTGTCCCGCCTTGAAGCGGTGAAGCAACTGGCCGAGGCGGCGAATGCGACCGGGCCGTTCGATGCAGTCATTCACAATGCGGGCGTGTATCGGGCGCCCGGCGACGAAATACTGAACGTCAACACCCTGGCGCCCTACCTGCTGACCTGCCTGATCCGAAAGCCCCGGCGGCTCATCTACCTGAGTTCAGGCCTGCACCGCGGGGCACGTCCTGATCTGAAAAAGCTGGTCGCCGGGAGCATCGGCTACGCCGAGTCCAAATTCTACGTGGTGCTCCTGGCGAAGGCCGTTGCCCGTCGGTGGCCGGACGTGTATGCCAATGCCGTCGATCCCGGCTGGGTCCCGACGAAGATGGGCGGGCCTGAAGCATCGGACAGTCTGGAGGAAGGGGTGGCCACGCAGGTCTGGCTGGCCGTGAGCGACGATCCGCGGGCAAAGGTCAGCGGCCGTTACTTCTACCACATGCGCGAGGTGCCCTGTCACCCGCTGGCCGACGAGGTGGCCCTGCAGGAGGCCTTTCTGGAAACCTGCGCGCAGTGTACCGGCGTCCGCTTCCCGTCCGATCCGGCCTGA
- a CDS encoding aldo/keto reductase, with translation MRKVTLNNGVEMPLLGFGTFQITDLEECERAVAHALQVGYRLIDTAAAYQNEEAVGRAIRNSGIPREELFVVTKLWIQDASYDPAKAAFYRSLERLGLDYLDLYLIHQPYGDVHGAWRAMEELYREGRVRAIGVSNFYPDRLMDLLLHHEVVPAVNQIETHPFFQQRETQRFLEEHGVQHMSWGPFAEGRNNIFQNPVLQALAEKHRKTVAQVILRWMLQRNIVAIPKSVHPERIEENFQVFDFELTPADMDTIATLDTGASLFLDHRDPATVQRLCQYRLPE, from the coding sequence ATGCGAAAAGTAACCCTGAACAACGGGGTCGAAATGCCCCTGTTGGGATTCGGGACGTTCCAGATCACGGACCTCGAAGAATGTGAACGGGCCGTTGCCCATGCCCTGCAGGTGGGCTACCGCCTGATCGACACGGCCGCGGCCTACCAGAACGAAGAAGCGGTGGGCCGGGCGATCCGCAACAGCGGCATCCCACGGGAAGAACTCTTCGTGGTGACCAAGCTCTGGATCCAGGACGCCAGCTACGATCCCGCAAAGGCGGCCTTTTATCGCTCGCTGGAACGCCTCGGGCTGGACTACCTGGATCTCTACCTGATCCACCAGCCCTACGGCGATGTGCACGGTGCCTGGCGGGCCATGGAAGAGCTGTACCGGGAGGGACGGGTGCGGGCCATCGGCGTCAGCAACTTCTACCCGGATCGGCTCATGGACCTGCTCCTCCATCACGAGGTGGTGCCTGCGGTCAACCAGATCGAAACGCACCCCTTTTTCCAGCAGCGGGAAACGCAACGGTTTCTGGAGGAACACGGCGTGCAGCACATGTCCTGGGGACCTTTTGCCGAGGGGCGAAACAACATCTTCCAGAATCCGGTGCTGCAGGCTCTTGCCGAAAAACATCGAAAGACGGTCGCTCAGGTGATCCTGCGCTGGATGCTTCAACGCAACATCGTGGCGATCCCGAAATCGGTCCATCCGGAGCGCATCGAAGAAAACTTTCAGGTGTTCGATTTCGAGCTGACGCCGGCCGATATGGACACGATCGCCACGCTGGACACGGGGGCCAGCCTGTTTCTGGATCATCGCGACCCGGCCACGGTGCAGCGGCTGTGCCAGTACAGGCTCCCGGAATGA
- a CDS encoding DUF2255 family protein, which translates to MTTREPLKHRAGRWTKEELTRIATADDLHVAPFREDGVTYGTPTWVWCVVVGEAVYARAYHGTRSSWYRAAVRQGAGRVHVAGMVREVIFEPVPEDDPLQAKIDAAYREKYRRSPYLEPMVSPRARAATVRILPRDEDTNPTLSQP; encoded by the coding sequence ATGACAACCCGAGAGCCGTTGAAGCACAGAGCTGGCCGCTGGACGAAGGAAGAGCTGACCCGCATCGCCACGGCCGACGATCTGCATGTGGCGCCGTTTCGGGAAGACGGCGTCACCTACGGCACGCCCACGTGGGTCTGGTGCGTGGTGGTGGGGGAGGCCGTCTATGCCCGGGCCTACCACGGCACCCGCTCCAGCTGGTACCGGGCGGCCGTGCGCCAGGGGGCCGGACGGGTACATGTGGCCGGAATGGTTCGCGAGGTGATCTTCGAGCCTGTGCCGGAAGATGATCCGCTTCAGGCGAAGATCGACGCCGCCTACCGGGAGAAATACCGGAGAAGTCCCTACCTTGAACCCATGGTGAGCCCCCGGGCCCGGGCGGCCACGGTGCGGATCCTTCCGCGTGATGAAGACACCAACCCGACCCTGTCGCAGCCATGA